The following are encoded together in the Rubidibacter lacunae KORDI 51-2 genome:
- the sufC gene encoding Fe-S cluster assembly ATPase SufC has translation MIRDGSEVILSVRDLSASIDDKQILKKLDLTVKAGEIHAIMGRNGSGKSTFSKVLAGHPSYQVTGGEIEFCGASALDLEPNERALAGIFLAFQYPIEVPGVSNLDFLRTAYNALRKHRGQDELDPFDFEDLVEEKLEVVRMDPSFLERSLNEGFSGGEKKRNEILQMALLEPKLAILDETDSGLDIDALKIVASGVNQLATPDNATVLITHYQRLLNYIEPDYVHVMYEGRIVKSGGKELALELEERGYDWLDVQVSAEAIA, from the coding sequence ATGATTCGAGACGGAAGTGAGGTCATTCTATCGGTACGCGACCTCAGTGCGAGTATCGACGACAAGCAGATCCTCAAGAAGTTGGATCTAACCGTTAAAGCCGGAGAGATCCACGCCATCATGGGGCGTAACGGTTCGGGTAAGAGCACGTTTTCGAAAGTCCTGGCCGGGCATCCGAGTTACCAGGTAACGGGCGGCGAGATCGAGTTCTGTGGAGCAAGTGCGCTCGATTTAGAGCCAAACGAGCGTGCCCTGGCAGGCATCTTCTTGGCGTTTCAGTATCCAATTGAAGTTCCGGGTGTCAGCAACCTCGACTTTCTGAGAACTGCTTACAATGCCCTGCGCAAGCATCGCGGGCAGGACGAGCTCGATCCGTTTGACTTTGAAGACCTTGTCGAGGAAAAGCTTGAGGTCGTCCGTATGGACCCGAGCTTCCTAGAGCGCAGTCTCAACGAAGGTTTCTCGGGCGGTGAGAAGAAACGCAACGAAATCCTGCAGATGGCGCTGCTCGAACCCAAGCTTGCCATTCTCGACGAAACGGATTCGGGACTGGATATCGATGCATTGAAGATCGTTGCCAGTGGCGTCAACCAACTGGCGACGCCGGACAACGCAACCGTCCTGATCACGCACTATCAACGTTTGTTGAATTACATCGAACCCGACTACGTACACGTAATGTACGAGGGTCGCATCGTCAAGAGTGGTGGCAAAGAGCTGGCATTGGAACTCGAAGAACGCGGCTACGACTGGCTGGACGTTCAAGTCTCGGCGGAGGCGATCGCATGA
- the sufD gene encoding Fe-S cluster assembly protein SufD — protein sequence MSVRTSNAIASENRSVSGTAIETSGDLTPLLQQCRSELVAPTDEVDTWLRQWRGEACARLTAARMPTRQDEEWRFTDLSPLFELDVQQSAELVDVVAKDIEAMTLPDTAGSRLVFVNGFFAAHLSDTSALPDGVFAGNLAQLGAEKAARLPDYLGRQEGRQEVFTALNEAGIADLAVVWVEPNVVVEHPIQLLFLAAPGERSLLIQPRSLVVAGRSSSVQIVEQFATLADNANSSYWTNSVSEFWLDANAQIAHTRCQLESASAAIHIGRTAVGQARDSRYTCNALDVGARLSRHNLDVYVEGEQADTRLNGLSLADDNRLTDTHSAIYLRAPHCTSNQLHKCIAGDRAHAVFNGKVFVPKIAQLTDAAQLNRNLMLSPKARIDTKPQLQIVADNVKCSHGATVGQLEPDEIFYLRSRGLDEAAARNLLVAAFAAEVIDRIPIARLRDRLAAHVASAFLT from the coding sequence ATGAGCGTGCGAACATCAAACGCGATCGCTTCCGAGAATCGTTCGGTGAGCGGAACCGCAATCGAGACGAGTGGCGACTTGACGCCGTTGCTGCAGCAGTGCCGGAGCGAACTAGTTGCTCCCACCGATGAAGTCGATACGTGGTTGCGTCAGTGGCGCGGCGAAGCCTGCGCACGCTTGACTGCCGCACGGATGCCGACGCGGCAGGACGAAGAGTGGCGGTTCACGGACCTGTCACCGTTGTTCGAGCTTGACGTCCAACAATCTGCAGAATTGGTTGATGTCGTTGCCAAAGATATCGAGGCGATGACTTTACCGGATACAGCCGGCAGCCGCTTGGTCTTTGTGAATGGATTCTTCGCGGCACACCTGTCCGACACGAGTGCGCTGCCGGACGGGGTCTTTGCGGGCAATCTCGCGCAGCTGGGCGCGGAAAAGGCCGCCCGCTTGCCGGACTATCTCGGCCGGCAGGAAGGTCGTCAAGAGGTTTTCACTGCTCTCAATGAAGCCGGGATTGCTGACCTAGCCGTTGTTTGGGTAGAGCCCAACGTCGTTGTCGAGCACCCGATTCAGCTATTGTTCTTGGCAGCTCCAGGCGAGCGATCGCTCTTGATTCAGCCGCGATCGCTTGTCGTTGCCGGTCGCAGTTCGAGCGTGCAGATTGTCGAGCAGTTTGCAACGCTCGCAGACAATGCCAACAGTTCCTATTGGACGAATAGCGTTTCTGAGTTTTGGCTGGACGCCAACGCGCAGATCGCACACACGCGCTGCCAGTTGGAATCTGCCTCGGCGGCAATTCACATCGGTCGCACGGCCGTCGGACAAGCGCGTGACAGTCGCTACACCTGCAACGCGCTCGATGTCGGCGCGCGTCTGTCCCGTCACAATCTCGATGTTTACGTGGAGGGCGAGCAGGCCGACACGCGGCTGAACGGGCTATCTCTGGCGGACGACAACCGCCTGACCGATACTCACAGTGCCATTTACCTGCGCGCGCCACACTGCACGAGCAATCAACTGCACAAATGCATCGCCGGCGATCGCGCCCATGCCGTTTTCAACGGCAAAGTATTCGTGCCGAAGATCGCGCAACTCACCGATGCCGCTCAGCTCAACCGCAATTTGATGCTGTCGCCGAAGGCGCGGATCGATACCAAACCGCAGCTGCAGATCGTGGCGGACAATGTGAAGTGCTCCCATGGCGCGACAGTCGGTCAACTCGAGCCGGACGAAATCTTCTATCTGCGCAGTCGCGGATTGGACGAAGCCGCTGCGCGAAATTTGTTGGTTGCAGCCTTTGCAGCCGAAGTTATCGACCGCATTCCGATCGCCCGACTGCGCGATCGCTTAGCTGCTCATGTTGCCAGCGCGTTCCTGACTTGA
- a CDS encoding SufS family cysteine desulfurase: MTLTQNKPLAAEVRADFPILNQEIHGNPLIYFDNAATSQKPVAVLNALRDYYENDNANVHRGAHALSARATEKYEAARDKVAAFVNSASRNEIVFTRNASEAINLVAHTWGASNLQAGDEIVLSVMEHHSNLVPWQMLAKRTGAVLKYVELTPDETFDFDGYRALVSDKTKLVAIVHVSNTLGCINPAAEIIAIAHRYGAKVLLDACQSVPHMPIDVRALDCDWLVASGHKMCASTGIGFLYGKLALLESMPPFLGGGEMIGEVFLDRFTTAELPHKFEAGTPAIGEAIALGAAVDYLSDLGMDRIHAYEEELTTHLFAKLRTLPEVRIYGPQPAANGCDRAALASFNVTGAHASDLATLLDRDGIAIRSGHHCTQPLHRILGASGSARASLYFYNTHAEIDTFAAALCETIDFFSSALNN, encoded by the coding sequence ATGACTCTCACTCAGAACAAGCCTCTTGCTGCTGAAGTCCGCGCCGATTTCCCGATTCTCAACCAGGAGATCCACGGCAACCCGCTGATTTATTTCGACAACGCGGCAACTTCTCAAAAGCCAGTCGCCGTGCTGAATGCTTTACGCGACTATTACGAAAACGACAACGCCAACGTGCATCGCGGCGCGCACGCATTAAGCGCGCGGGCAACTGAGAAGTACGAGGCCGCTCGCGATAAGGTTGCGGCTTTTGTCAATTCAGCATCGCGCAACGAGATTGTCTTCACGCGCAACGCGAGCGAAGCCATCAACCTCGTTGCCCATACCTGGGGGGCGAGCAATCTACAAGCCGGTGACGAGATCGTCCTGTCGGTAATGGAACACCACAGTAACCTCGTGCCCTGGCAGATGCTGGCAAAGCGGACGGGTGCCGTACTCAAGTACGTCGAATTGACGCCTGACGAAACGTTCGATTTCGATGGGTATCGCGCGCTTGTCTCAGATAAAACCAAGCTCGTCGCGATCGTCCACGTGTCAAATACGCTCGGCTGTATCAATCCGGCTGCGGAGATTATCGCGATCGCCCACCGTTATGGCGCGAAGGTTCTGCTCGATGCCTGCCAGAGCGTGCCGCACATGCCCATCGACGTCCGGGCACTCGACTGCGACTGGTTGGTGGCCAGCGGTCACAAAATGTGCGCGTCGACCGGAATCGGCTTCCTCTACGGCAAGCTCGCGTTACTAGAGTCGATGCCGCCGTTCCTCGGCGGGGGCGAAATGATCGGCGAGGTCTTTCTCGATCGCTTCACAACGGCCGAACTCCCCCACAAGTTCGAGGCCGGCACGCCGGCGATCGGTGAGGCGATCGCTTTGGGAGCGGCAGTTGATTATCTGAGCGATCTTGGCATGGATCGCATACATGCTTATGAGGAAGAACTAACCACACATTTGTTCGCCAAGCTGCGGACGCTGCCCGAAGTGCGGATTTACGGTCCCCAACCAGCCGCAAATGGCTGCGATCGCGCTGCCCTGGCTTCATTTAACGTAACCGGAGCGCATGCCAGCGACCTCGCAACGTTGCTCGATCGAGACGGGATCGCAATTCGCTCGGGGCACCACTGCACGCAGCCGCTGCACCGGATTCTGGGTGCGTCGGGCTCGGCCCGCGCGAGCTTGTATTTTTACAACACGCACGCAGAAATCGACACCTTTGCTGCTGCCTTGTGCGAAACGATCGATTTCTTCTCGAGCGCCCTAAATAACTGA
- the msrP gene encoding protein-methionine-sulfoxide reductase catalytic subunit MsrP — MAFLHVPSGWQLPERAVTSETVYFNRRRFLKGVVGASIGATTVSLVGCQKNSKAQSALQMTLDLPEIEPLSTNPAFAQVDRPVTDRLLAGQYNNFYEFGGNKSIWPQAQNLPTDPWAVEVTGLVRKPRTFDLDDLKREFPVEERIYRFRCVEAWSMVLPWVGIPMRALVAAVEPTANAKYVRFTSLYDPETMPGPGFHLGSLPWPYTEGLTLDEMNSEVAFLAIGIYGRELPKQHGAPVRAVLPWKYGFKGGKSIVKIEFLAEQPATYWNTLAPNEYGFIANVNPTKPHPRWSQATEKFISTGPDLSWDIVETLPFNGYGEYVAHLYP; from the coding sequence ATGGCTTTTCTGCACGTGCCTTCTGGTTGGCAACTCCCCGAGCGAGCCGTAACCTCTGAAACCGTTTACTTCAACCGCCGCCGTTTCCTCAAGGGAGTTGTCGGCGCGAGCATTGGCGCAACCACCGTTTCCCTTGTCGGTTGCCAAAAGAACTCCAAAGCCCAATCGGCACTCCAGATGACCCTGGATTTGCCGGAGATCGAACCCCTAAGCACCAACCCCGCCTTTGCTCAAGTAGATCGCCCCGTAACAGATCGCCTGCTGGCCGGTCAGTATAACAACTTTTATGAATTTGGCGGCAACAAAAGTATTTGGCCCCAGGCACAAAACCTGCCGACCGATCCTTGGGCGGTAGAAGTGACTGGCTTGGTTCGGAAACCGCGCACGTTCGACCTCGACGACCTGAAACGCGAGTTTCCAGTCGAGGAGCGTATTTACCGTTTCCGCTGCGTCGAAGCGTGGTCGATGGTGTTGCCTTGGGTCGGCATCCCAATGCGAGCGCTCGTTGCTGCCGTCGAGCCGACTGCCAACGCAAAATACGTTCGCTTTACATCGTTGTACGACCCTGAAACTATGCCCGGACCGGGATTCCACCTGGGCTCTTTGCCTTGGCCTTACACAGAAGGGCTGACCCTCGACGAGATGAATTCAGAAGTAGCGTTCCTCGCGATCGGTATTTACGGTCGAGAGTTGCCCAAACAGCATGGAGCACCAGTACGCGCAGTGCTGCCCTGGAAGTACGGATTCAAAGGAGGGAAGTCAATCGTCAAGATCGAGTTTCTGGCCGAGCAACCGGCAACCTACTGGAATACGCTCGCTCCCAATGAGTATGGTTTCATCGCCAACGTCAACCCGACGAAGCCCCATCCGCGCTGGTCGCAAGCAACCGAAAAATTCATCAGTACCGGTCCCGACTTGTCCTGGGATATCGTGGAAACGCTGCCATTTAATGGCTACGGCGAATACGTCGCACACCTCTACCCATAA
- a CDS encoding tetratricopeptide repeat protein, translating into MKTSPTEIVDRLVGRLMVNLRDSDESIRLPATAQLWRIWFQQKGVWGIEQLRRAQFPLDASDPEAAEALLSEIAAETPDFAAAWNRRAVLYFTRGYYPKSRETASMRSNSHRFTSECGTA; encoded by the coding sequence GTGAAGACTTCTCCTACCGAGATAGTAGATCGTCTGGTCGGCCGCCTCATGGTAAACCTCAGAGATTCTGACGAATCGATCCGCCTGCCCGCCACAGCTCAGTTGTGGCGAATTTGGTTCCAACAGAAAGGCGTGTGGGGCATCGAGCAGCTCCGTCGGGCGCAATTTCCGCTCGACGCGAGCGATCCGGAAGCAGCGGAAGCGCTATTGAGCGAGATCGCGGCCGAAACCCCAGACTTTGCTGCAGCTTGGAATCGCCGGGCCGTGCTCTACTTCACTCGCGGCTACTATCCCAAATCCCGTGAGACTGCCAGCATGCGGTCGAACTCACACCGCTTCACTTCGGAGTGTGGCACGGCATGA
- the psb35 gene encoding photosystem II assembly protein Psb35 — translation MTSVSQLFMHLMQAEAAADGSFPVWFTAVYVVGFIAAVTIGSLAWYNSKRPPGWEGQERPDWLPDVEKDRDSSES, via the coding sequence ATGACATCAGTATCGCAATTATTTATGCATCTCATGCAAGCTGAGGCTGCTGCTGACGGCAGCTTTCCGGTCTGGTTTACAGCCGTGTATGTCGTCGGCTTCATTGCCGCTGTCACAATCGGCTCGCTGGCTTGGTACAACTCGAAGCGTCCGCCCGGTTGGGAAGGTCAAGAACGCCCAGATTGGTTACCTGACGTCGAAAAAGATCGCGATTCCAGCGAATCATAA
- the ruvB gene encoding Holliday junction branch migration DNA helicase RuvB — MAIKRSSDLPGIPHSAAPAASPVPEMSSRSRVPRDATIAPEATPAETTSGAEESIRPRRLSDYIGQKDLKDVLDIAIRAAKGRSEALDHLLLYGPPGLGKTTMSLILAAEMGVNCRITAAPALERPRDITGLLVSLNPGDILFIDEIHRLNRMTEELLYPAMEDRRIDITIGKGQGARTRSIPLAPFTLIGATTRVGALTSPLRDRFGMIQRLRYYDTDELSQIVHRTAALLETPVTDDGALEIARRARGTPRVANRLLKRVRDFTQVKELGTVDRAIAADALELFEIDPLGLDWTDRAVLQTAIQQFGGGPVGLDAIAAATGEDAQTIEDVYEPYLLQIGFLSRTPRGRVVTEAAMRHLGYR; from the coding sequence ATGGCCATCAAACGCTCCTCAGACCTTCCCGGCATTCCTCATTCTGCCGCACCGGCAGCGTCCCCCGTGCCCGAGATGTCGTCGCGATCGCGAGTGCCCCGCGATGCGACGATCGCGCCCGAAGCCACGCCAGCCGAAACGACCAGTGGTGCGGAGGAATCGATTCGTCCGCGCCGCTTGTCCGACTACATCGGTCAAAAAGACCTCAAAGATGTGCTCGATATTGCCATTCGCGCTGCAAAGGGACGCAGCGAAGCTCTAGATCACTTGTTACTGTATGGTCCGCCCGGACTCGGCAAGACGACGATGTCACTGATCCTCGCCGCAGAGATGGGCGTCAACTGTCGCATTACAGCAGCACCCGCGCTCGAGCGCCCGCGCGACATTACCGGTTTGCTCGTCAGTCTCAACCCCGGAGACATCCTATTCATTGACGAGATCCACCGCCTCAATCGGATGACCGAGGAGTTGTTGTATCCGGCAATGGAAGACCGCCGCATTGACATCACGATCGGCAAAGGTCAAGGCGCCCGAACGCGCAGCATTCCCCTGGCGCCATTTACCCTCATTGGGGCAACAACTCGCGTTGGAGCGCTCACTTCCCCCCTGCGCGATCGGTTTGGGATGATCCAGCGCTTGCGTTACTACGATACGGATGAGTTGAGCCAGATCGTGCACCGTACGGCTGCCTTGCTCGAAACGCCCGTAACCGACGATGGTGCTTTAGAAATCGCCCGCCGGGCGCGCGGCACCCCGCGCGTAGCCAATCGCTTGCTCAAGCGCGTGCGCGACTTTACGCAAGTCAAGGAATTGGGTACGGTCGATCGCGCGATCGCGGCCGACGCGCTGGAACTCTTCGAAATAGATCCCCTGGGCTTGGACTGGACGGATCGCGCCGTGCTGCAGACTGCTATCCAGCAATTCGGCGGCGGACCAGTAGGCTTGGACGCAATTGCTGCGGCCACGGGCGAGGATGCTCAAACCATCGAAGACGTTTACGAACCCTATCTGCTTCAAATCGGGTTTCTCAGTCGCACGCCGCGCGGGCGCGTGGTGACTGAGGCAGCCATGCGTCACCTCGGCTATCGTTAG
- the hisF gene encoding imidazole glycerol phosphate synthase subunit HisF gives MLSKRIVPCLDVKAGRVVKGVNFVELRDAGDPVELARAYDAAGADELVFLDITATHEERGTILDVVYRTAEQVFIPLTVGGGVSSLDHIKNLLRAGADKVSINSAAVRNPDFVGAAADRFGNQCIVVAIDARRREDPNRPGWDVYVRGGRENTGIDALEWAQAVEARGAGELLVTSMDADGTQAGYDLKLTRAIAERVQVPVIASGGAGTVEHIRAALVEGQAEAALLASLLHYGQLTVAEIKTYLGDRCVPIRAT, from the coding sequence ATGTTATCAAAACGAATTGTGCCGTGCTTGGATGTTAAAGCCGGGCGCGTGGTCAAAGGCGTAAATTTTGTTGAGCTGCGCGATGCAGGCGATCCGGTGGAACTGGCGCGCGCCTACGATGCTGCTGGTGCAGACGAACTCGTGTTTCTCGATATCACTGCAACCCATGAGGAGCGCGGCACGATTCTCGACGTCGTTTACCGTACGGCAGAACAGGTGTTTATACCACTCACGGTTGGTGGTGGTGTATCCAGCTTGGACCACATCAAAAACCTCCTGCGCGCCGGTGCCGATAAAGTTAGCATCAACTCCGCTGCCGTCCGCAACCCGGATTTTGTTGGCGCAGCTGCCGATCGCTTCGGCAACCAATGTATCGTCGTGGCGATCGACGCCCGCCGGCGCGAGGATCCCAACCGACCCGGTTGGGACGTCTACGTGCGCGGCGGCCGTGAGAACACGGGCATTGACGCGTTGGAATGGGCGCAAGCGGTCGAAGCTCGCGGTGCGGGCGAGTTGTTGGTCACCAGTATGGATGCCGACGGCACACAGGCCGGGTACGACCTAAAGCTGACGCGCGCGATCGCCGAACGCGTGCAGGTACCGGTCATTGCATCGGGCGGTGCGGGTACGGTCGAGCACATTCGCGCGGCTCTCGTGGAAGGGCAAGCAGAAGCCGCACTGCTGGCTTCGCTGCTCCATTACGGTCAGCTCACCGTGGCAGAAATCAAAACTTACCTGGGCGACCGCTGCGTTCCGATTCGTGCGACCTAG
- a CDS encoding DHH family phosphoesterase: MAVAHPEVSSSWNFPESETAVAAALTFVVPENAALTRLVNNLHELLGRHRGERLLLPLQDFPDPDALSSAWAFQLIAQQYEIQCEIVYAGTLSHQENIALVKLTGLPAKRWGANTLGERDLSPYAGCVLIDSQGTTSQLMPLVVKANLPIVAVIDHHSHQGDLAAEFADLRSQTRATATMLTQYLQAGLLQFDTGNTKHVKCATALMHGIRSDSNSLLQAREEDYLAVAYLSRFYDAQLLNAVLKSARSKRVMDAIERSLRNRYIHNGFCIAGVGYLRYDDRDAIPQVADFLVTEENVHTAVVYGIVHSEDAEVEVLIGSLRTNKMTLDPDEFIKEALGRDTQGRYFGGGRYMAGGFEVQIGFLYGFNDRPQYAQLKWDVFDTQVKQKLMRAIGTDDRVIQTD, from the coding sequence ATGGCTGTCGCGCATCCGGAAGTTAGCTCCTCATGGAACTTCCCGGAGTCCGAAACAGCAGTCGCAGCAGCATTGACCTTTGTCGTTCCGGAAAATGCAGCGCTGACGCGGCTCGTCAACAACCTACACGAGCTACTCGGCCGCCATCGAGGCGAGCGCCTGTTACTGCCGCTACAAGATTTCCCAGACCCGGACGCGCTATCAAGTGCGTGGGCGTTTCAGCTCATCGCCCAGCAGTACGAGATTCAGTGCGAGATTGTTTATGCGGGTACTCTCTCGCACCAAGAGAACATTGCGCTCGTAAAGCTGACGGGTTTGCCAGCCAAGCGTTGGGGTGCCAATACCCTTGGCGAACGCGACCTATCCCCCTATGCGGGCTGCGTGTTGATCGACAGCCAAGGTACGACCAGTCAGCTCATGCCGCTGGTCGTGAAAGCAAACCTACCGATAGTTGCCGTCATCGACCACCACAGCCACCAAGGGGATCTCGCTGCCGAGTTCGCAGATCTGAGATCCCAAACGCGGGCAACGGCGACGATGTTAACTCAGTACTTACAAGCAGGCTTACTGCAGTTCGATACCGGTAATACCAAACACGTTAAATGTGCAACCGCATTGATGCACGGCATCCGTTCCGACAGTAACTCCTTGCTGCAAGCACGCGAGGAAGATTACTTGGCAGTAGCGTATCTCAGCCGGTTCTACGATGCACAATTACTGAACGCGGTGCTGAAATCGGCGCGCTCGAAGCGCGTTATGGACGCGATCGAGCGATCGCTGCGCAACCGCTACATCCACAATGGCTTTTGCATTGCTGGGGTCGGTTACTTGCGTTACGACGACCGCGACGCCATCCCTCAGGTGGCGGACTTTCTTGTTACTGAGGAAAACGTCCACACCGCTGTGGTGTATGGCATCGTCCACAGTGAAGATGCCGAAGTTGAAGTGTTGATTGGCTCTTTACGGACGAATAAAATGACGCTCGATCCGGACGAGTTTATCAAGGAAGCCTTAGGACGAGATACGCAAGGTCGCTATTTCGGGGGCGGTCGTTACATGGCCGGTGGCTTCGAAGTGCAGATCGGCTTTCTCTATGGCTTTAACGATCGCCCGCAGTACGCCCAGCTCAAGTGGGATGTGTTCGATACCCAGGTCAAGCAGAAGCTCATGCGCGCGATCGGCACGGACGATCGCGTCATCCAAACTGACTGA